Genomic DNA from Rana temporaria chromosome 1, aRanTem1.1, whole genome shotgun sequence:
AGTCAGgaggattgttagtacagcagtaAAGTTTGTATTTCAGAGATGTTCTTTAAAATTTAGACCTACTTGATTGCCCTATAGTTTATTGAAATGTTACTTCACAatcttttaatgtattttttaaaatctCATTTTAGTAACCAGTTGCTGATACATCTGGGCTCACAAGCTTAAATATGTGGTTGCTCTATTAGGCAGAGCCTGAACATTAGGCCAAGTTTTTCTTGATTTTCCTGTTCCACGGTCACTACATAATGGTATAGGACGATTTTTCGCCTTTTTGACATTTATTTGACAATGTTTATGCTTTTGTATACCATGTAAACTTTGCAATAAAAATGATTGGAAAAGAAAACTCAGACCTGACATAATGTATAAGCTAACTACCACAGAACATATCAAGCAATATTGGCTAATTTtacaaataaagaatataaaagtCCACAGAACTCACAACATTTCTAGCTGCACTCATTCCCCGTGGTCCATAGGCATAAATATGCATTGCTTGGGTGACCCAGACATGGTAAATAGATCACTTTCAATGGTTGGAAGATGGTTGCACCTCTAGCTGTATTTTAAAGTCCCACAACTCGCTAATCCAATATCATGCATATAATTATGTTTCTAAACAgtgcattcttttttcttttttctttttttatctacacacacacactgtgaatCCATTAATATTTATTGCATTTCTGTCATTTCCTTCCTTAGGAATGGGTGGACCTAAAGTTAAAATGGAATCCTAAGGATTATGGTGGAATTACATATATTAGAGTGCCTTCTGAGTCATTGTGGCTTCCTGACATTGTCTTGTTTGAAAAGTAAGGATGTTTTGTTCTCTTACCAAGTGATATACAAAAACAATTACTCTAATTTGTATGCAGTGTGTGATATCCTGGTCTAATATCTAAGGCACTGTTCAGAGAGAACCTGAATTAATTcatacttatatatttttttaaagtgatattaaccgcttgccgaccgctgcacgacgatatacgtcggcagaatggcacggcatagcaaagggacgtacctgtacatcccctttaaatcgcGGCGCCTGCCGCGTActccgtgagtgtgaccgcgGGTCCTGTGGACTCGATGCCTGCCGGGGGTCCGCgattgtgtcacagagctgcagaacggggagatgcctatgtaaacaaggcatttccctgttctgcctagtgacaggacagagatctactgcttcctgtcATCGGGAGAAGTGATCACTgtggtgtcacttgtagcccagcccccacagttagaatcagtccctaggacacatttttatagcgctgatcactgtataaatgacagtgatcccaaaaaagcgtcaaaattgtcccatgtgtccaccataatgtcacagtcaccataaaaattgcagatcgccgccattactaataaaaaaaatatgccataaacctatcccctattttgtagacgctacagacgcttttaccaaaaatatgtagaagaatacatattagcctaaacatatatattatttattatatcaaaaattttaaaatatagcttcttttcaaaattgtcgctctttttttgtttatagcgcaaaaaataaaaacagcagtgatgatcaaataccaccaaaaagaaagctctatttgtggggaaaaaaaggacgtaaattttgtttgggtgcaacgtcgcacgaccacgcaaattgtcagttaaagcgacgcagtgccgaatcccaaaaagtggcccggtcctttggcagccaaatggttcggggctgaagtggttaaggttagaAAGTGAAACTTCTATAAAGCAAgaaggaagtgtgtgtgtgtcagcagCCACATGAGTTTGGTTGACAAGATTACAATTAAAAGATTTCTGTAATTATGTAAATGCAGTGATTCAAACCCTATATTGCCTCAGTACAAGTTTGCTCAAATGAGTCACATACAAACGTTGGTTTCCTCCCCTCCTGTGGGGAGCAATGACAGCTTTACACTTTATTCTGATGCGTATATTGTCAGAACACTCTTCTCTGATAGCTTTGACAAAGGAACAAGTGGCCCAAGGTGAACGGTGGTTATAAGACACCGGGGACAATGTTTTACCATACAGGAAGTAAGGGTAACTTTACAACAgcaacacagacaaaaaaaaatttcacttgTCCGGTAAACGATCAAATAAGCTTGGACACAATGATGTATCAGCCTTTtagctaagatcaagtgtagtatccagggctggaactcaaccacgaccccccaaaacccctccccctacacacaccctccaaatcacatcaaatagtgcgTCTGGCCAGTCAAATTTCACAaatagtaggagggtcttaaaggggcattaaatactaggattacattacatacagagtgcagagctgtcacttgtaaacacagaaaccgaacTTCTGTGATTGAgcagaccccccaccccccacccccaagggtctgagccagaggtggtggaactgtgtTCCACCAaggtccccctgaaaaaaaaaccctggtagtatctgttcttatctgtTTTCGGGAGGGAAAACAGAGAGGCCAGGTGAGGTGCTGATTAGTATTTGCCCGATGTAATAAGGTCCTTTGCCTCCCAAGTTTAATCTGGTCTGGTGCACCAGATTTGTCCCCGGTTGAAGGAAGGACTCTACCTAAGTTCTAATGCTATTCGGGTAGGAATGGTGTTGCTGTGCTTTGGCCAGAGGCCGGGCTGAGAAAAGCCCATGGTCTATTTTTCCCCCGGGAGTGGCAGTTCAAGGGTGCCAGAAATCCTCAAGGTGGGGTAGCTCACTTTGATTTTATTATAGTGCCATGGTTATATTACCCAttgcatattattttttaaaccatGCCTCCTGACCTGGGCTTTTTGGCTGGGACCGGAGGAGTTTTTTAACTGGCCAAAAGGCCAGCCATTGTGCTACACATTGGCACTGAAGCatttccccttccctttttttatgttgtttgtcatttgttgttttttttttgcacatgcacTGCTTGGAACTTACTCCCAActagtagggtgtaggtcctctgGTTTGCCCTGAAAGTCCTGGGAGGGAGGGCACATGGCCTTTTGGTCAGGTTCTCTCCCTTCCATGCGGTCTCCCTTGGGAGGAGCCCCCACATAGTACTTGGGTATTTGTCTGGTTTCTGCTGGTTGGACCATGAGTACCCCAGTCCCTGTTAGAAGCCTTGCCCTCTCAGGGTCAAAGTCCTTACTCTTCAGAGGAGGACCATGTGTACACCCTGTGCACTTTTTGTGTGCTTATTTTTTATGCACCTGGGGATTAGCTTGGAGTGTGCACACGAGGAGcttcaaataaaagaaaaaaaaatgtggtgtatCAGGTTTGCAGTACAGGTAACACCAGACCATCCAGGATAGTAATCAGAAGGATTGGTATTTTTTTAACCTAGACTAATTAGCCAGAACTACATTTGATTTCAGTTAAAGCAATTtaagatgtcatttttttttattctttttgtaccttcattcaatttttttttatctgaagctTTGGGGGGAaatactttatttaatttgtaaataatttattattataattattaactGAACATTTGATAAATGTATACTTTCATCTACGGagggtatatttataaagcagtgaatgtgataTTCCCTAAACATTCACGCAGGTTAATCTTCCTGGTGTGTGTTTTAAATGACAGTGATTGATTTccctgcagtgaatgtttgggGAATATCGCatttactgctttataaatatgttcctagttgttttaaaacaaaTACTGATCAAACCAGGTAAAAGGagcattttttacttatttttttatatcttttgtcTATAAATggcatagaaaataaacaaattttGCAAGACAATATGGTCAAGAGAatgttttttgtaccaaaaaataaCCCCAATATATGTATTACTTTTTTAGCCTATGAAATTACAAATTAATTGCTGGATCAATAGACCCATAGTCTTAGGctcaatatacagtataaagtgGACACACAAGTACTTACTTATTGCAGTATATTTGAAAAAGTGACAGTCCAATGAGATTTAAAAAATACAGTCACAGCACTAAAAAGGCAACATCCTTATCCTTGcgttaaagctttgtgaattcaagtagttgtaaagtcagaagtggCTTTctattgtagcaccctctagtgtactAGAAAGGGTAGTGTACATAGTTTATTAGTGTATGTAAATTAGCCTGGCAGAAGAATGGGAGGGGGGTTAGGAGGAGCTGGCTGGAACATTGATAAAGGCCCCAAACAATCCCCGGCCAAATGCGCTGGCAGGGGGGTGCCTCCTAAATAATCAGGGTCAGGACAGCAGGGACAGTGGAGTTTGGGAGGAAGCTGGAGTTtgggtgctgaggaggctgtcggtaGGCCCATCctaagtctggctcggggtaagatttcaataccaaaagcggtatccccgagccagactctggatcgcctcgcagcatccacaggcacaagttactttccttgtccctggatcctgcgatgcatccccgctgtgtgagcgagcggcgtcctcctcgctcgattcacagtgcccgtgtgccaccgatctccgttccctgcgacgttacgacgcacgggggcagagaacggtaccaaattcaaaaaagtaaataaacacattacatacagtatactgtatcttacagattacagtactgtatgtaaaaaatacacccctctttgtccctagtggtctgcccagtgttctgcatgtacttttataaaataaaaactgttctttctgcctgcaaactgtagattgtctatagcaaccaaaagtgtccctttatttcaaaagtgattttagagtagctagaaaacagtgataataaattataatcacttgcagaattgagcgatagcgatttgtgggttaattcatcataaaaaaataaaagtaatgacagcgacaattctgcaactgagcaaatttcagtgtttttgatttgattacattattgaataatttttattataattacattattatttgttataattatttatagttatttattatattgtaatttatgattttgtttttcaaactttatcatacccgagatgtctgctagactcttgtttggacagatttaggtgagttattcctaaggccccgtacacacgactggatctccgctggaccgtttccagcggagattcctcctccggatttggattcgatggcgtgtacacaccatcggatcaaaatccgtgcggaattcctccgcggtgacgtgtcgcgccgtcgccgcaacgatgacgcggcgacgtgcgcaacgctggaaggtaagtacttccacgcatgcgtcgaatcttcacaacgcatgcgagggaggggagcggacggattgatccggtgagtctgtacagaccaccggatcaatccgctggtcccgattcaagcagatagatttcttagcatgctaagaaatttctatccacttgaaatggaccggccggacgaatctccgcggataaatatccgctaggccgtacagacgaccggatttgtccgctggaactgatccgcggatcaatcccagcggatagatccggtcgtgtgtacggggcctaagaattacaggcctacaatgtaaaacaccaaattttcatgcaaaataattgtaccgctttcagcacctaaaaccagaaagaatcataccgccagggaggttaaaggggttgtaaaggtaaatgttttttcaccttaacgcatcctatgcattaaggtgaaaaaacatccgacagcaccgccccccccgagcccccgttttacttacctcacccctctaaAGTCCTGCGCGCGTCACTGTCATCCTGTTCGGGtttccagcctggccgttgattggctaggttggatggattgatagcagcacagccattggctggcgctgctgtcaattacatccaatgacgcggcgcgctggggggcggagccgagtgatacagttggcggctatggccaccgctgtatcacgggagcgcgctcgcaagagctttccaccatgcgagggagattttgcactctctatttttagtaaatcaactgaaCTATCTCTAAAATTACTCTAAACATGGTCACATAGAAAGTCGTTTATAAACAGTTGATATTTTTGGAATCTTTGTTATGTTACAGTGCAGATGGACGTTTTGAAGGCTCTTTGATGACAAAAGCAATAATAAAATATGATGGAACAGTGACGTGGACTCCACCAGCCAGTTATAAAAGCTCCTGCACTATGGACGTCACATATTTTCCTTTTGATCGCCAAAACTGTTCAATGAAATTTGGATCATGGACTTATGATGGCAATATGGTTGATCTCATTCTTCTTGATGCAAATGTAGATAGAAAGGACTTCTTTGATAATGGAGAATGGGACATTTTAAATGCCACAGGTCTGAAAGGAATGAGGAACGATGGGCTGTATTCATATCCATTCATCACATATTCTTTTGTTTTGAGACGACTACCCTTGTTTTACACTCTTTTCCTTATAGTCCCTTGTCTGGGACTATCCTTCTTAACTGTTCTTGTTTTCTATCTGCCGTCTGATGAAGGGGAGAAATTATCATTGTCCACTTCTGTACTAGTTTCTCTTACAGTGTTCCTTCTTGTCATCGAAGAAATCATTCCGTCCTCTTCAAAGGTAATTCCCTTGATTGGAGAATATCTTTTATTCATTATGATATTTGTTACGTTGTCAATAATAGTGACTGTATTTGTCATTAATGTCCACCACCGTTCCTCAGCAACATATCATCCAATGGCTCCCTGGGTGAAAGGCCTTTTCTTACAGAAGCTTCCAAAGTTGTTGTGTATGAAGGGACATGTTGATCGATTTTCCTTCCTAGACCCAGAAAATACTGGACAGCCAACAAAATCAAAGCCGTCTGGAAAAAGAAAACTTATTCAAGCTAGTGACGGAGAAAGGGTTCTAATTGCTTTTCTGGAAAAGGCAGCAGACTCTATAAAATATATTTCGACACATGTCAAAAAAGAACACTTTATTAGACAAGTAAGTATGATTATACTATGTTTCCTTTGAGTTAGTCATACCATCACAAGGTGGTGTTGCTGATTTTTAGTGGTATAGCTGAGAAACAGGTAACAACttgaagtggaactttagtcagaaaattatttCCTGCTTGATCATTTCAGGTTGGcctcttttgcaggtatagctatataaaacaaaaaataagtgcctatgatgtttaaaatccagtaatatacTGTCTC
This window encodes:
- the CHRNB3 gene encoding neuronal acetylcholine receptor subunit beta-3 isoform X1, translated to MNMIQWTHLPFVLIIACSINSVFCSIHPLAEIEDALLRNLFTGYQKWVRPVINPNKTIKVNFGLKISQLVDVDEKKQLMTTNVWLRQEWVDLKLKWNPKDYGGITYIRVPSESLWLPDIVLFENADGRFEGSLMTKAIIKYDGTVTWTPPASYKSSCTMDVTYFPFDRQNCSMKFGSWTYDGNMVDLILLDANVDRKDFFDNGEWDILNATGLKGMRNDGLYSYPFITYSFVLRRLPLFYTLFLIVPCLGLSFLTVLVFYLPSDEGEKLSLSTSVLVSLTVFLLVIEEIIPSSSKVIPLIGEYLLFIMIFVTLSIIVTVFVINVHHRSSATYHPMAPWVKGLFLQKLPKLLCMKGHVDRFSFLDPENTGQPTKSKPSGKRKLIQASDGERVLIAFLEKAADSIKYISTHVKKEHFIRQVVQDWKFVAQVLDRIFLWLFLSVSISGSVLIFTPALRMWLNSTNVYV
- the CHRNB3 gene encoding neuronal acetylcholine receptor subunit beta-3 isoform X2 gives rise to the protein MVPNALGVFCSIHPLAEIEDALLRNLFTGYQKWVRPVINPNKTIKVNFGLKISQLVDVDEKKQLMTTNVWLRQEWVDLKLKWNPKDYGGITYIRVPSESLWLPDIVLFENADGRFEGSLMTKAIIKYDGTVTWTPPASYKSSCTMDVTYFPFDRQNCSMKFGSWTYDGNMVDLILLDANVDRKDFFDNGEWDILNATGLKGMRNDGLYSYPFITYSFVLRRLPLFYTLFLIVPCLGLSFLTVLVFYLPSDEGEKLSLSTSVLVSLTVFLLVIEEIIPSSSKVIPLIGEYLLFIMIFVTLSIIVTVFVINVHHRSSATYHPMAPWVKGLFLQKLPKLLCMKGHVDRFSFLDPENTGQPTKSKPSGKRKLIQASDGERVLIAFLEKAADSIKYISTHVKKEHFIRQVVQDWKFVAQVLDRIFLWLFLSVSISGSVLIFTPALRMWLNSTNVYV
- the CHRNB3 gene encoding neuronal acetylcholine receptor subunit beta-3 isoform X3 produces the protein MNMIQWTHLPFVLIIACSINSVFCSIHPLAEIEDALLRNLFTGYQKWVRPVINPNKTIKVNFGLKISQLVDVDEKKQLMTTNVWLRQEWVDLKLKWNPKDYGGITYIRVPSESLWLPDIVLFENADGRFEGSLMTKAIIKYDGTVTWTPPASYKSSCTMDVTYFPFDRQNCSMKFGSWTYDGNMVDLILLDANVDRKDFFDNGEWDILNATGLKGMRNDGLYSYPFITYSFVLRRLPLFYTLFLIVPCLGLSFLTVLVFYLPSDEGEKLSLSTSVLVSLTVFLLVIEEIIPSSSKQHIIQWLPG